The following coding sequences are from one Camarhynchus parvulus chromosome 1, STF_HiC, whole genome shotgun sequence window:
- the ARL11 gene encoding LOW QUALITY PROTEIN: ADP-ribosylation factor-like protein 11 (The sequence of the model RefSeq protein was modified relative to this genomic sequence to represent the inferred CDS: inserted 1 base in 1 codon): MGKLISKGWRKRDARVIMLGLDFAGKSTLLYKLKSGQAVETCPTVGFNVESLRTPCGISFTLWDVGGQDSLRASWPNYLEDINTLIFVLDSTDTARLAEAMAALEEALSHPGMAGTPVLLLANKQDVPGALAPAQLGEMLXAGGLARHRWMLRGCSAHTGQGLQEVLAILGMLLRGSGHSSLSQEQPITGLAERRQDPEQT; this comes from the exons ATGGGGAAGCTGATCTCCAAAGGCTGGAGGAAAAGAGATGCTCGAGTTATCATGCTGGGGCTCGACTTTGCTGGCAAATCCACCCTTCTGTACAAACTGAAGAGCGGCCAGGCTGTGGAGACCTGCCCCACGGTGGGATTCAACGTGGAGTCTCTGAGAACTCCCTGTGGCATTTCCTTCACCCTCTGGGATGTTGGGGGACAAGACAGCCTGCGGGCCAGCTGGCCGAACTACCTGGAGGACATCAACACCCTCATCTTCGTGCTTGACAGCACAGATACGGCCCGGCTGGCTGAAGCAATGGCAGCCCTGGAGGAGGCCCTGAGCCACCCCGGCATGGCTGGcacccctgtgctcctgctggccaaCAAGCAGGACGTGCCGGGAGCgctggctcctgcccagctgggcgAGATGC CGGCTGGGGGGCTGGCCAGGCACCGCTGGATGCTCCggggctgcagtgcccacacgggccagggcctgcaggaAGTGCTGGCcatcctgggaatgctgctgcggggctcagggcacagctccctgtcccaggagcagcccatcACGGGGCTGGCAGAGAGGAGGCAAGATCCCGAGCAAACCTGA